A region of Cherax quadricarinatus isolate ZL_2023a chromosome 12, ASM3850222v1, whole genome shotgun sequence DNA encodes the following proteins:
- the LOC128686695 gene encoding uncharacterized protein, producing MPRKKTIHSLNMNKRLRKRMQKLLIGNQIKKAAAAAAAAAEAAAAAAEAAAAAAVAGDATTPLLPSNSSENEDFLSAGELLNASPVKACAKEVKGKRKTVATPDVASTSQATPDVTSPSRATPDVASTSQATPDVSSPSRATPDVATSSHRPTASRKRKRSDISVATSTTVATTTTVATTTTTTVATLIKTTPIYTSVITTPTVTYVRTSPRMTGSPLTTPGVATPHVATADVATHVATADVAAPHVATADVAAPHVATPHVATADVAIPHVATPHVATPVVPSSAVASTSTAADASASDSVSTRVHLSSATRRVSMYEKINPVVVDKKMICMENKRFDEILSLVHCSLCFSKKIKVTYYNHHLETVLSISCTECKNSLLEKPYGIRKKLNTLTGRMVYAEMVTGGGYSSFARKNALCNLPRLGFETFNRYTSVITRISIQSCNKILDETRLIVGKEYAKCDILPDARGVLDIDVTYDGTWHTRGHNSNFGIGVAIDALTKLVVDYQVLCKYCFICSSLKNRLKKKRLAMEKYEQLKQSHESKCTKNFSGSSGKMEVEAALIIWQRSQKMKLRYKTIVSDGDSATYKGIVELNDGAGPYEGIHVAKEECINHYAKRLRKRLTSLVKLHYTEKQLRTGKKRKQYHQKKGMLTDFVIDKLAQYFQKNLRENRGSDVVTMRNGILASFFHCSSTDDNPQHQLCPPGSASWCFYKKALADNLPPPPHTTMKVQFQLEPAYFKKVHDIYKDLTRDEMMERCIQGRTQNCNESLHKRIWSYCNKALFKNKWQVDFATSNAIAEYNAGYERSCLDIQLGYGRSSLNQRHLRNMDKKMQAVITNVHKKRKRVVDTSYEAGGH from the coding sequence ATGCCTCGTAAGAAGACTATTCACTCGTTGAACATGAACAAGAGGCTGAGAAAGAGGATGCAGAAGTTGCTAATAGGAAACCAAATAAAGaaagcagcggcggcggcggcagcagcggcagaggcggcggcagcagcggcagaggcggcggcggcggcagcagtggCAGGTGACGCCACGACGCCATTACTACCCTCAAACTCCTCAGAAAATGAAGATTTCTTGTCAGCTGGTGAACTTCTAAATGCTTCTCCAGTGAAGGCATGTGCTAAGGAAGTCAAGGGAAAAAGGAAGACTGTGGCCACACCAGATGTGGCCAGCACGTCCCAGGCCACACCAGATGTGACCAGCCCGTCCAGGGCCACACCAGATGTGGCCAGCACGTCCCAGGCCACACCAGATGTGTCCAGCCCGTCCAGGGCCACACCAGATGTGGCCACTTCAAGTCACAGACCTACAGCATCGAGAAAGCGGAAACGAAGTGACATATCTGTGGCCACCAgcaccactgtggccactaccaccactgtggccaccaccaccaccaccactgtggccacattGATCAAGACTACACCTATATATACATCTGTCATCACCACACCTACAGTTACGTATGTGAGGACCTCCCCACGTATGACTGGATCTCCTCTGACGACTCCAGGTGTGGCCACCCCACATGTGGCCACTGCAGATGTGGCCACCCATGTGGCCACTGCAGATGTGGCCGCCCCACATGTGGCCACTGCAGATGTGGCCGCCCCACATGTGGCCACCCCACATGTGGCCACTGCAGATGTGGCCATCCCACATGTGGCCACTCCACATGTAGCCACCCCAGTTGTGCCTAGCTCAGCTGTCGCCAGCACGTCGACAGCTGCTGACGCGAGTGCCAGTGATAGTGTGTCAACAAGAGTTCATTTGTCAAGTGCCACACGACGAGTGTCGATGTATGAAAAGATAAATCCTGTTGTCGTTGATAAGAAAATGATATGTATGGAAAACAAGAGATTTGATGAAATTCTATCACTTGTGCATTGTTCCCTTTGTTTTTCTAAAAAGATCAAAGTTACATATTATAATCATCACCTAGAAACAGTTCTTAGTATATCGTGTACTGAGTGTAAGAATAGTTTGTTGGAAAAGCCATATGGTATACGTAAGAAGCTGAATACTTTGACGGGTAGGATGGTTTATGCTGaaatggtgactggtggtggctACTCATCATTTGCTCGTAAAAATGCGTTGTGTAACCTACCTCGTCTAGGTTTTGAAACATTCAACAGATATACAAGCGTGATAACAAGGATATCCATTCAGTCTTGCAACAAAATTCTTGATGAAACAAGGCTGATCGTTGGTAAGGAATATGccaaatgtgacattttaccaGACGCACGTGGTGTTCTTGACATTGACGTGACGTATGACGGCACGTGGCACACTAGGGGCCATAATTCTAATTTTGGCATTGGTGTGGCTATTGATGCCTTGACAAAGCTAGTAGTTGATTATCAAGTTTTGTGCAAATACTGTTTTATTTGCAGCAGTCTCAAAAATCGTTTGAAGAAGAAAAGACTTGCTATGGAAAAATATGAACAGTTGAAACAAAGCCATGAAAGCAAATGTACCAAAAACTTTTCAGGCTCCTCAGGCAAAATGGAAGTAGAAGCTGCACTAATCATCTGGCAGAGATCACAGAAAATGAAGTTGAGGTACAAAACCATAGTGTCTGATGGTGACAGTGCAACTTACAAAGGAATTGTTGAACTGAATGATGGTGCTGGTCCTTATGAAGGTATACATGTTGCAAAAGAAGAGTGTATCAACCATTATGCAAAGCGGCTAAGGAAAAGATTGACAAGCTTGGTAAAATTGCACTACACAGAGAAACAACTGAGAACAGGAAAAAAGAGAAAGCAGTATCACCAGAAGAAAGGGATGTTGACAGACTTCGTGATTGACAAGCTTGCACAGTATTTTCAGAAAAACCTACGGGAAAATCGTGGAAGTGATGTTGTAACGATGAGGAATGGCATACTTGCAAGTTTCTTTCACTGTTCCTCCACTGACGACAACCCACAACATCAGCTTTGTCCACCTGGTTCTGCTTCATGGTGTTTTTACAAGAAGGCGCTGGCAGacaacttaccaccaccaccccacacaaccaTGAAAGTGCAGTTCCAGCTAGAACCTGCCTACTTCAAGAAGGTGCATGATATCTACAAGGACCTCACCAGAGATGAAATGATGGAAAGATGCATTCAGGGACGAACACAAAACTGTAATGAAAGCCTTCACAAACGAATATGGTCCTACTGTAACAAAGCTCTGTTTAAAAATAAGTGGCAAGTAGATTTCGCCACCAGCAACGCCATAGCAGAGTACAATGCAGGATATGAAAGAAGTTGCTTGGACATACAACTTGGCTATGGCCGTTCATCATTGAACCAACGTCACCTGAGGAATATGGACAAGAAGATGCAGGCAGTCATAACCAACGTAcacaagaagaggaagagggtgGTGGACACCTCCTATGAGGCTGGAGGCCATTAG